In Equus caballus isolate H_3958 breed thoroughbred chromosome 28, TB-T2T, whole genome shotgun sequence, the following proteins share a genomic window:
- the PANX2 gene encoding pannexin-2 isoform X1 has translation MHHLLEQSADMATALLAGEKLRELILPGAQDDKAGALAALLLQLKLELPFDRVVTIGTVLVPILLVTLVFTKNFAEEPIYCYTPHNFTRDQALYARGYCWTELRDALPGVDASLWPSLFEHKLLPYSLLAFAAIMYVPALGWEFLASTRLTSELNFLLQEIDNCYHRAAEGRAPKIEKQIQSKGPGITERERREIIENAEKEKSPEQNLFEKYLERRGRSNFLAKLYLARHLLILLLSVAPISYLCTYYATQKQNEFTCALGASPDGPAGGGGPAVRVSCKLPSVQLQRIVAGVDIVLLCAMNLIILVNLIHLFIFRKSNFIFDKLHKVGIKTRRQWRRSQFCDINILAMFCNENRDHIKSLNRLDFITNESDLMYDNVVRQLLAALAQSNHDATPTVRDTGVQTVDPSANPAEPEGSAEPPVVKRPRKKMKWIPTSNPLPQPFKEQLAIMRVENSKAEKPKPVRRKTATDTLIAPLLDAGARATHYKGGPTPGPGAAPDKKHARHFSLDVHPYILGTKKAKPEAVPTALPASRSQEGGFLSQAEECGLALAAAPTKDASLPEKEILYTGEPARGSLPPGGPFHVCSPPTAPATAPLSPASLGKADPLAILSRNATHPLLHISTLYEAREEEDGGPRAPPDVGSLIAIPPPQQILIAAFDEPRTVVSTVEF, from the exons ATGCACCACCTCCTGGAACAGTCCGCGGACATGGCGACGGCGCTGCTGGCCGGCGAGAAGCTGCGCGAGCTGATCCTGCCCGGCGCGCAGGACGACAAGGCGGGCGCTTTGGCCGCGCTGCTGCTGCAGCTGAAGCTGGAGCTGCCGTTCGACCGCGTGGTCACCATCGGCACTGTGCTCGTGCCCATCCTGCTGGTCACCCTGGTCTTCACCAAGAACTTCGCAG AGGAGCCCATTTACTGCTACACGCCACACAACTTCACCCGCGACCAGGCGCTGTATGCTCGCGGCTACTGCTGGACGGAGCTGCGGGATGCGCTGCCCGGTGTGGACGCCAGCCTGTGGCCGTCGCTGTTTGAGCACAAGCTGCTGCCCTACTCGCTGCTGGCCTTCGCGGCCATCATGTACGTCCCCGCGCTGGGCTGGGAGTTCCTGGCCTCCACCCGCCTCACCTCGGAGCTCAACTTCCTGCTGCAAGAGATCGATAACTGCTACCACCGGGCCGCCGAGGGCCGCGCTCCCAAGATCGAGAAGCAGATCCAGTCCAAGGGCCCCGGCATCACAGAGCGCGAGAGGCGCGAGATCATCGAGAATGCGGAGAAGGAGAAGAGCCCAGAGCAGAACCTGTTCGAGAAGTACCTGGAGCGCCGCGGCCGCAGCAACTTCCTGGCCAAGCTGTACCTGGCGCGGCACCTGCTCATCCTGCTGCTCAGTGTGGCGCCCATCTCCTACCTGTGCACCTACTACGCCACCCAGAAGCAGAACGAGTTCACCTGCGCGCTGGGCGCGTCCCCGGACGGGCCTGCGGGCGGCGGGGGCCCAGCCGTGCGCGTCAGCTGCAAGCTGCCGTCAGTGCAGCTGCAGCGCATCGTGGCGGGCGTCGACATCGTGCTGCTCTGCGCCATGAACCTCATCATCCTCGTCAACCTCATCCACCTCTTCATCTTCCGCAAGAGCAACTTCATCTTCGACAAGCTGCACAAGGTGGGCATCAAGACGCGCCGGCAGTGGCGCCGCTCGCAGTTCTGCGACATCAACATCCTGGCCATGTTCTGCAACGAGAACCGCGACCACATCAAGTCGCTCAACCGGCTGGACTTCATCACCAACGAGAGCGACCTCATGTACGACAACGTGGTGCGGCAGCTGCTGGCCGCCCTGGCCCAGTCCAACCACGACGCCACGCCCACCGTGCGTGACACGGGCGTGCAGACCGTGGACCCCAGCGCCAACCCCGCCGAGCCCGAGGGCTCCGCCGAGCCGCCCGTGGTCAAGCGGCCCCGCAAGAAGATGAAGTGGATCCCCACCAGCAACCCGCTGCCCCAGCCCTTCAAGGAGCAGCTGGCCATCATGCGCGTGGAGAACAGCAAGGCCGAGAAGCCCAAGCCCGTGCGCCGCAAGACGGCCACGGACACGCTGATCGCGCCGCTGCTGGACGCGGGTGCGCGCGCAACGCACTACAAGGGCGGCCCCACCCCGGGCCCGGGCGCCGCCCCCGACAAGAAGCATGCCCGCCACTTCTCCCTGGACGTGCACCCCTACATCCTGGGCACCAAGAAGGCCAAGCCCGAGGCCGTGCCCACCGCCCTGCCCGCCTCCCGGAGCCAGGAAGGGGGCTTCCTGTCCCAGGCGGAGGAGTGCGGGCTGGCCCTGGCCGCTGCACCCACCAAAG ATGCTTCGCTCCCTGAGAAGGAAATCCTGTACACAGGAGAGCCGGCTCGGGGCTCGCTTCCCCCCGGGGGCCCGTTTCACGTCTGTTCACCCCCGACAGCCCCCGCCACCGCTCCTCTGTCACCAGCCAGCCTGGGCAAGGCTGACCCCCTCGCCATCCTGAGCCGCAATGCCACCCACCCACTGCTGCACATCAGCACCCTGTACGAGGCCCGGGAGGAGGAGGACGGGGGTCCCCGTGCGCCCCCGGACGTGGGCAGCCTCATTGCCATCCCCCCGCCACAGCAGATCCTCATTGCCGCTTTTGACGAGCCGAGGACAGTAGTGAGCACTGTGGAGTTCTGA
- the PANX2 gene encoding pannexin-2 isoform X2, with product MATALLAGEKLRELILPGAQDDKAGALAALLLQLKLELPFDRVVTIGTVLVPILLVTLVFTKNFAEEPIYCYTPHNFTRDQALYARGYCWTELRDALPGVDASLWPSLFEHKLLPYSLLAFAAIMYVPALGWEFLASTRLTSELNFLLQEIDNCYHRAAEGRAPKIEKQIQSKGPGITERERREIIENAEKEKSPEQNLFEKYLERRGRSNFLAKLYLARHLLILLLSVAPISYLCTYYATQKQNEFTCALGASPDGPAGGGGPAVRVSCKLPSVQLQRIVAGVDIVLLCAMNLIILVNLIHLFIFRKSNFIFDKLHKVGIKTRRQWRRSQFCDINILAMFCNENRDHIKSLNRLDFITNESDLMYDNVVRQLLAALAQSNHDATPTVRDTGVQTVDPSANPAEPEGSAEPPVVKRPRKKMKWIPTSNPLPQPFKEQLAIMRVENSKAEKPKPVRRKTATDTLIAPLLDAGARATHYKGGPTPGPGAAPDKKHARHFSLDVHPYILGTKKAKPEAVPTALPASRSQEGGFLSQAEECGLALAAAPTKDASLPEKEILYTGEPARGSLPPGGPFHVCSPPTAPATAPLSPASLGKADPLAILSRNATHPLLHISTLYEAREEEDGGPRAPPDVGSLIAIPPPQQILIAAFDEPRTVVSTVEF from the exons ATGGCGACGGCGCTGCTGGCCGGCGAGAAGCTGCGCGAGCTGATCCTGCCCGGCGCGCAGGACGACAAGGCGGGCGCTTTGGCCGCGCTGCTGCTGCAGCTGAAGCTGGAGCTGCCGTTCGACCGCGTGGTCACCATCGGCACTGTGCTCGTGCCCATCCTGCTGGTCACCCTGGTCTTCACCAAGAACTTCGCAG AGGAGCCCATTTACTGCTACACGCCACACAACTTCACCCGCGACCAGGCGCTGTATGCTCGCGGCTACTGCTGGACGGAGCTGCGGGATGCGCTGCCCGGTGTGGACGCCAGCCTGTGGCCGTCGCTGTTTGAGCACAAGCTGCTGCCCTACTCGCTGCTGGCCTTCGCGGCCATCATGTACGTCCCCGCGCTGGGCTGGGAGTTCCTGGCCTCCACCCGCCTCACCTCGGAGCTCAACTTCCTGCTGCAAGAGATCGATAACTGCTACCACCGGGCCGCCGAGGGCCGCGCTCCCAAGATCGAGAAGCAGATCCAGTCCAAGGGCCCCGGCATCACAGAGCGCGAGAGGCGCGAGATCATCGAGAATGCGGAGAAGGAGAAGAGCCCAGAGCAGAACCTGTTCGAGAAGTACCTGGAGCGCCGCGGCCGCAGCAACTTCCTGGCCAAGCTGTACCTGGCGCGGCACCTGCTCATCCTGCTGCTCAGTGTGGCGCCCATCTCCTACCTGTGCACCTACTACGCCACCCAGAAGCAGAACGAGTTCACCTGCGCGCTGGGCGCGTCCCCGGACGGGCCTGCGGGCGGCGGGGGCCCAGCCGTGCGCGTCAGCTGCAAGCTGCCGTCAGTGCAGCTGCAGCGCATCGTGGCGGGCGTCGACATCGTGCTGCTCTGCGCCATGAACCTCATCATCCTCGTCAACCTCATCCACCTCTTCATCTTCCGCAAGAGCAACTTCATCTTCGACAAGCTGCACAAGGTGGGCATCAAGACGCGCCGGCAGTGGCGCCGCTCGCAGTTCTGCGACATCAACATCCTGGCCATGTTCTGCAACGAGAACCGCGACCACATCAAGTCGCTCAACCGGCTGGACTTCATCACCAACGAGAGCGACCTCATGTACGACAACGTGGTGCGGCAGCTGCTGGCCGCCCTGGCCCAGTCCAACCACGACGCCACGCCCACCGTGCGTGACACGGGCGTGCAGACCGTGGACCCCAGCGCCAACCCCGCCGAGCCCGAGGGCTCCGCCGAGCCGCCCGTGGTCAAGCGGCCCCGCAAGAAGATGAAGTGGATCCCCACCAGCAACCCGCTGCCCCAGCCCTTCAAGGAGCAGCTGGCCATCATGCGCGTGGAGAACAGCAAGGCCGAGAAGCCCAAGCCCGTGCGCCGCAAGACGGCCACGGACACGCTGATCGCGCCGCTGCTGGACGCGGGTGCGCGCGCAACGCACTACAAGGGCGGCCCCACCCCGGGCCCGGGCGCCGCCCCCGACAAGAAGCATGCCCGCCACTTCTCCCTGGACGTGCACCCCTACATCCTGGGCACCAAGAAGGCCAAGCCCGAGGCCGTGCCCACCGCCCTGCCCGCCTCCCGGAGCCAGGAAGGGGGCTTCCTGTCCCAGGCGGAGGAGTGCGGGCTGGCCCTGGCCGCTGCACCCACCAAAG ATGCTTCGCTCCCTGAGAAGGAAATCCTGTACACAGGAGAGCCGGCTCGGGGCTCGCTTCCCCCCGGGGGCCCGTTTCACGTCTGTTCACCCCCGACAGCCCCCGCCACCGCTCCTCTGTCACCAGCCAGCCTGGGCAAGGCTGACCCCCTCGCCATCCTGAGCCGCAATGCCACCCACCCACTGCTGCACATCAGCACCCTGTACGAGGCCCGGGAGGAGGAGGACGGGGGTCCCCGTGCGCCCCCGGACGTGGGCAGCCTCATTGCCATCCCCCCGCCACAGCAGATCCTCATTGCCGCTTTTGACGAGCCGAGGACAGTAGTGAGCACTGTGGAGTTCTGA
- the TRABD gene encoding traB domain-containing protein isoform X1, producing the protein MEGEEEQPPREADTEPVVMSGASDVVPRVLSGEPQNLSDVDAFNLLLEMKLKRRRERPNLPRTVTELVAEDGSRVYVVGTAHFSDDSKKDVVKTIREVQPDVVVVELCQYRVSMLKMDESTLLREAKEISLEKLQQAVRQNGVMSGLMQMLLLKVSAHITEQLGMAPGGEFREAFKEASKVPFCKFHLGDRPIPVTFKRAIAALSFWQKVKLAWGLCFLSDPISKDDVERCKQKDLLEQMMAEMIGEFPDLHRTIVSERDVYLTYMLRQAARRLELPRSSDAEPRKCVPSVVVGVVGMGHVPGIEKNWTTDLNIQEIMTVPPPSVSGRVSRLAVKAAFLGLLGYGLYWMGRRAASLVLSLPAAQYCLQRASAAWPHK; encoded by the exons atggagggggaggaggagcagccaCCTCGGGAG GCTGACACGGAACCTGTTGTGATGTCGGGGGCCTCAGACGTGGTGCCCAGGGTCCTTTCTGGAGAACCCCAGAACCTGT CTGACGTGGATGCTTTCAACCTGCTCCTGGAGATGAAGCTGAAGAGGCGGCGAGAACGGCCCAACCTACCGCGCACCGTGACAGAGCTGGTCGCCGAGGATGGGAGCAGGGTGTACGTGGTGGGTACAGCCCACTTCAGTGATGACAGCAAGAAGGACGTGGTGAAG ACCATCCGAGAAGTGCAGCCTGATGTGGTAGTCGTGGAGCTCTGCCAGTACCGCGTGTCCATGCTAAAGATGGACGAGAGCACGCTGCTGCGGGAGGCCAAGGAGATCAgcctggagaagctgcagcaggCTGTGAGGCAG AATGGGGTCATGTCTGGACTCatgcagatgctgctgctgaAGGTGTCGGCCCACATCACCGAGCAGCTGGGCATGGCTCCTGGTGGCGAGTTCAGGGAGGCCTTCAAGGAG gccAGCAAGGTGCCTTTCTGCAAGTTCCACCTGGGCGACCGGCCCATCCCGGTCACCTTCAAGAGAGCCATCGCTGCACTCTCCTTCTGGCAGAAGGTCAAGTTGGCCTGGGGCCTGTGTTTCCTGTCCGATCCTATCAG CAAGGATGACGTGGAGCGGTGCAAGCAGAAGGACCTGCTGGAGCAGATGATGGCGGAGATGATCGGCGAGTTCCCCGACCTGCACCGTACCATTGTCTCAGAGCGCGACGTCTACCTGACCTACATGCTGAGGCAGGCCGCCCGGCGCCTCGAGCTGCCACGCTCCTCTGACG CCGAGCCCAGGAAGTGCGTGCCTTCTGTGGTGGTGGGCGTCGTGGGCATGGGCCACGTCCCCGGCATCGAGAAGAACTGGACCACTGACCTCAACATTCAGGAGATCATGAC cGTGCCCCCGCCGTCCGTCTCCGGCAGAGTGTCCCGGCTGGCCGTGAAGGCTGCCTTCTTAGGCCTGCTGGGCTATGGCCTGTACTGGATGGGGCGCCGTGCCGCCAGCCTGGTCCTGTCACTGCCCGCCGCCCAGTACTGCCTGCAGAGGGCGTCCGCAGCCTGGCCGCACAAGTAG
- the TRABD gene encoding traB domain-containing protein isoform X2, with amino-acid sequence MSGASDVVPRVLSGEPQNLSDVDAFNLLLEMKLKRRRERPNLPRTVTELVAEDGSRVYVVGTAHFSDDSKKDVVKTIREVQPDVVVVELCQYRVSMLKMDESTLLREAKEISLEKLQQAVRQNGVMSGLMQMLLLKVSAHITEQLGMAPGGEFREAFKEASKVPFCKFHLGDRPIPVTFKRAIAALSFWQKVKLAWGLCFLSDPISKDDVERCKQKDLLEQMMAEMIGEFPDLHRTIVSERDVYLTYMLRQAARRLELPRSSDAEPRKCVPSVVVGVVGMGHVPGIEKNWTTDLNIQEIMTVPPPSVSGRVSRLAVKAAFLGLLGYGLYWMGRRAASLVLSLPAAQYCLQRASAAWPHK; translated from the exons ATGTCGGGGGCCTCAGACGTGGTGCCCAGGGTCCTTTCTGGAGAACCCCAGAACCTGT CTGACGTGGATGCTTTCAACCTGCTCCTGGAGATGAAGCTGAAGAGGCGGCGAGAACGGCCCAACCTACCGCGCACCGTGACAGAGCTGGTCGCCGAGGATGGGAGCAGGGTGTACGTGGTGGGTACAGCCCACTTCAGTGATGACAGCAAGAAGGACGTGGTGAAG ACCATCCGAGAAGTGCAGCCTGATGTGGTAGTCGTGGAGCTCTGCCAGTACCGCGTGTCCATGCTAAAGATGGACGAGAGCACGCTGCTGCGGGAGGCCAAGGAGATCAgcctggagaagctgcagcaggCTGTGAGGCAG AATGGGGTCATGTCTGGACTCatgcagatgctgctgctgaAGGTGTCGGCCCACATCACCGAGCAGCTGGGCATGGCTCCTGGTGGCGAGTTCAGGGAGGCCTTCAAGGAG gccAGCAAGGTGCCTTTCTGCAAGTTCCACCTGGGCGACCGGCCCATCCCGGTCACCTTCAAGAGAGCCATCGCTGCACTCTCCTTCTGGCAGAAGGTCAAGTTGGCCTGGGGCCTGTGTTTCCTGTCCGATCCTATCAG CAAGGATGACGTGGAGCGGTGCAAGCAGAAGGACCTGCTGGAGCAGATGATGGCGGAGATGATCGGCGAGTTCCCCGACCTGCACCGTACCATTGTCTCAGAGCGCGACGTCTACCTGACCTACATGCTGAGGCAGGCCGCCCGGCGCCTCGAGCTGCCACGCTCCTCTGACG CCGAGCCCAGGAAGTGCGTGCCTTCTGTGGTGGTGGGCGTCGTGGGCATGGGCCACGTCCCCGGCATCGAGAAGAACTGGACCACTGACCTCAACATTCAGGAGATCATGAC cGTGCCCCCGCCGTCCGTCTCCGGCAGAGTGTCCCGGCTGGCCGTGAAGGCTGCCTTCTTAGGCCTGCTGGGCTATGGCCTGTACTGGATGGGGCGCCGTGCCGCCAGCCTGGTCCTGTCACTGCCCGCCGCCCAGTACTGCCTGCAGAGGGCGTCCGCAGCCTGGCCGCACAAGTAG